One stretch of Patescibacteria group bacterium DNA includes these proteins:
- a CDS encoding GNAT family N-acetyltransferase → MNIKIRKVKASDWPAMKKLTAGIWAFHRPLFRKIDPSFVAFSRSTSRKKFLKWARQRKTYFIVAVDDTAPVGYLLAGIRNYPDDRKLLIGHLAQIFVIPKYRGKGVSDLLWKDTLKWFKMGRVKFLQLNVVANNVHAIKFYKKWGLKPYMLMMNKKL, encoded by the coding sequence ATGAATATAAAAATAAGAAAAGTTAAAGCAAGCGATTGGCCGGCGATGAAGAAGTTGACCGCCGGAATTTGGGCTTTTCATCGGCCGCTTTTTAGAAAAATCGATCCGAGTTTTGTTGCTTTTTCAAGATCGACGTCAAGGAAAAAGTTTTTAAAGTGGGCGAGGCAGAGAAAGACTTATTTTATCGTGGCGGTAGACGACACCGCGCCGGTGGGGTATCTCTTGGCGGGAATCAGAAACTATCCTGACGATCGAAAGCTGCTAATCGGACATTTGGCGCAGATATTCGTTATTCCGAAATATCGCGGTAAGGGAGTTTCCGATCTTTTATGGAAGGATACCCTTAAGTGGTTTAAGATGGGAAGAGTCAAATTTTTGCAGCTTAATGTGGTTGCGAATAATGTCCATGCAATAAAATTTTATAAGAAATGGGGACTTAAGCCGTACATGCTTATGATGAACAAGAAATTGTAA